The window ctccctctttccttctctctcttctctctttctctctctctctttattcccctcttgcagccatggctcgaagggtttgagcaatttggccccaggcactaagaatggctccatggccttgtctcatgtgctgaaatagctcagttgccaagcaacagagcatctatcccagatgggcagagcatcgccctgtaaggggcttgccaggtgatcctggtcaggatgcatgtgggaggctgtctctctgcctccctgcctctcacttaattaaaaataaaaataaagaaagggaaaGTACAGGAAGCAGAAGTGAGTTCACAAAGGGCTCGCCTGTCTTCCCTACAAACCAGCCCATCGCTTAGTCTTGTGAGTTTCTGCCAGTAATGACATCATTCGCCCATCAGCACTCTTCACTTGTTATTCCTCTTTTTAGAAACTAAAGCCAATGCTTGGTCACTGTCATGGTGGATGTATTAGAGGCGGTAGGCACCTCTGGGGAAGTTGGTGTGATAGCTTGGGTCGGAAGTGATGAAATTTAAGCTAAATCTGTGGGTATGAGGATGCAGGGTCTTTTCCAGCCACAACTATGTTCCCCAAGCTGGTCTCAGggtcagccctggtcagttgttgctgacttatctccaagTCTACACCTACTTCTCTGATTATACTGTAAACCCCTTTCCCAACTCTCTCACCTTTAGCCTTCCAGCTCACCCTCTGCAAAATTCTTCAACCCTGAATCAACCTGCGTATGACTTCTCTCCTCCTATATTCAGTCACCTGACACACATGGGTATTTCCCACAACCACGCCAATGACACCACTGTAAACTCATGGTTCCCAATTCAGTTGAGCCTTCAATAAACCCTGTCAATCTTCTTGCTTATCCTTGAGAAGCTCCCATGCCCCTTTCCTCCCAGCTGCTCTTTCAACCCGTTAACTTGGCTTCTAGCCCCCAACACAACTTTCAAATAATTTGGGATAATAAACAAAGTCTTCCTGAATTTGGAACCAGAGAATCTTGTTAACATTTTCCACTCCACTCCCGAATTACCGTACGCTCCCACCTTCCTGAGCTCCTCACCATGCTCCAAACAACTCAGGTTCTTTCAAGCTTTGCACAGTCTCTTCTTTCTGCTTGAAgagcctctctcctccttctgtgcCGCTGGACTCCAACTCACCTCTCAAGGCCCGACTAATCATTGACCTTACCCATTACTTCCTCCTCAATTTCCCAGGCAGAGTTCACTGCATATCcctccactggtccccttctccATGATCACACTTTTTAAGTCCCTTTACTATAGAACCTCCCATCTTGTACTACATTGATCTAGTATGTGTCTGTCTCCCCCAAAACTTGGTGAGCTCCTTGAGGACAAGGACTAGTGTATCTTCGTATTCCAGAGTTCAAGACAAAGTCAGCCTGGGGAAATGTCTGCTAAACAAGTAAAGAAATTGCTGAAGGTGGgaaagaatttaaagaataagtgaatgcagaaaaaaagaatgaatgaatgcatgcatcaattaagaaataattaGTGAGTggataaatgagtaaaaaaatgagcaaatgagACATGAATGAGAGGGTGGGTGAACAAATGAGTGTGTAAAGCAAATAGTTGAATGTGTAAGAAATCTCTGAGTGAATAAATGCAGAGATGAATAAGTGGGTCAAAGGATGAgtccaaatgaataaataactgacTAAATTAATCAATCAATGGCTTAACTCATGAATTAGTTCATAAATGAATtatgagcaaatgaatgaatgaattaaccaatatgtatataaatgacCCCAGGAAAATGATTCCAATAACCCCATCAGCAGCTGCCCCACTGCTTAACTTCCTAGCCTGGGCTCCATCCTTTCCTGTGCCATCACTACTCATGCTATGACAGTCCAGCACTCACCAGATAATGATGCCAACCAGCCTCATAATAGCCTCATTGAGGCTGTCGAAGAAGTCCCGTAGGACTCGACCCTTGTGTTTCATGCCACCAATGACCAGCCCAAAGGCCACAGAGAAGACCACAAGGCCCAGGGCGTTGATGCCGTTGGCTGAGCCAGACACAGGCACAGTCTCCTCGAAGGTCAGCATCTCCTGCAGAGTGCCCAAGGCCCGCGTGACATTTTCCAGGAGGCCAGTTCCATTCTCCATTGAAGAGAGAGGAGGCATGGAGGCGCTCTGCTCAGATCCATTCTCTGTCCTCACAACAGTCCTGGTTACCAACCTTGTGCTGTACTGTGTCTTGAACTGAAATatggaaagatggaggccaaacCTGACTAAGTggatgcatcagaatcacctggagaaatGTCTTTCAAACACCAATTCCTGGTTCCCACACTCTGGAGAGTCTTACTCAGTAGatctgaatgagtgaatgatttGACCAATGCAGAgaagaatgagtgaatgagtagATGAATAAGAAAGTGAACAACCAAAGTAGGGAAGAATGAATATCGAGTCTGCGTCTCTCATAAACGTCCCGGGCAATGCTCAGACAGATGTGGGGACTGGTCTTCTCAACCATCTACAGtcagaagacttggttcctcCTCTAGTACCATCCCCAGGAGTCCCTTGGCCTACAGCTTTCTTTCTAACCCTCCCTGAACATCATGCCAATAGCCATTGATCTGTCAGGTCcttcccacccctcacccctggaCCATTCACTTAGTAGCAAGCCACCCCGACCCTCCAAGCCTCCTTAATCAAACTGTGTACTTCCCTCTGACCTGTTTGAAGCAGGCCTCCACAAGGTTGGGTGGAAACATATTTCTGCAAACAAACATCAGATGAAGGGGAGGAGTTAGATGTTGGAGAGGTATCTAGgatgataatattaataataatagcaaggGCAACAGTAGTAATGGCAGCTACATTTGAATACGTACTCTAGTCCAGGCTAAGCAAGCTAAGTGCCTTTCCTATATGACTTGATTTAACCAGTACAATAACCCTAAAATTGAGTGCTACTGATGTGcccattttatacacacacacacacacacaaagggacaAAATATTTATGTAAGTTACCCAAAGCCACATAGCTACTAAAGGGTATAGAGATGGGCCTCAAATCCAGGTCTGTCTGAGACCATTAGCAGAACACCATGTCACTGCAGGGACTTCAATTCATATACTCATGCCAATGAtgcctcaaaaacaaacaaaaaaaaaccccagacagCTCCTATAACCCCCCAACTCGTCATAAGCCAGTGGCTAAGGTAAGACTATGGTCAGTCTTGATCTGGCTGGCAAAATCTTGCTGTTCTAAGAGAATCATTCACCATCCAACAGATCTTGGGGACACCAAACACCATCTTTCCTGAGCCTATCCCAAGATGTAGCTTTCCTAGGCTAGGGGTCAAAATATCTATCCTGAGAGTCAGCTGTTCTCAGAGGATATGTGAAAGACTCCAGGCCAGAAAATAGGTACCAATAAAACTAGGCTTAACTTAAGTGTTGCATTTCCAGGCTGGGTTAGCCTGtcccctttgtctctctttgAGTATAGGTTGGTACACACCGGGCTGGAATCCCCATCGAAATTAGATAGGACGTCACCTGACCAGATCCATGAAGGCATCAGCTGTAGGTATGGTCTCGATCCGGCCCTCACGATGGAGTCCTTCCTTGGAGCCCTTCCCAGGATGGATGATGGTGACCATAAGGATGCCGATGAAGACCGCaataactgtagtcaccatgtaGTACACAGCTGCCCGCATCCCCATCCGCCCAGTTGCCTTGTTATCCAGAGATGCCATACCTGGAGGAGTGGTGGTGCAGCCCTAAGCATCTCcatagttttattgaaacacaaccacatccatttgtttacatattaatCTGCATCTGCTTTAGTGTTACACTGGCAGAATTGAGTAGTCATAAGTCATAAGGCAACCATATGGCCTCTGAAGTGGAAATATTTACTATATGGTACTTTACAGAAAAAGTGTACTGATCCTTGCATAGTCCGTCCATGCTtccatcccacccccacccacagaggcagatttaatggcgggtgcaccAGGCACGcatcctgggccctgacttctgaagggccccgcaaaactccaactttacacttttttctaatgacaccaagtttggtttcatatgtgcaattttaacattaatagtacataatatttttaatttatttaaaaatatggttaacatgtatttttattttccctgtctttctctttttttaaggggcccaatattttcttctgcgcccggggcctcagccAACCTTAACCCGCCTCTGCCCACCCACCATTTATCTCCAAGGAACAGAATAGCAAAGTTACTCAGATAAGTGGTAGAGGTCATATGGGATCTAGGACTGGATCTGACCGAGACCTGGGCTTTGGCCAAGGGCTCTGGGCTACGTGCACACTCCATGTTTGAGGTCCCAAATTGGGGAGGTGGTTCCATGCTTGGGACCATTCTGGCTCCACGTttgagcctgggctgtggggtgGTTTTGGAGGCCAACACTGGCCTGGACTCACCTGTGACCAAGCTGGAGACGATGAGCGGCAAGACCAGCATTTGCAACATCCTCATGAGAAGTTCTCCAGGGAAAGAAAAGTACTTGATCTGGCGGTAGGTGAGCTGGTACGGGCGTAGGGCAAAGGCCAGGCTGACCCCTAAAGCCAAAAAGGTCCATGAAGTGGAGTTTGGGTCACTCAGCCCCAAGTAAGGGCCATCCATCCCAAAAGGGGTGAGTGTGGATGGGggtgagagaaaaagggaaacatTCTGTGTATGTGCATTGTAGAAATGTATGGTTTTATGTGTTACTGTGTTGACACTGTAAATTTGTGTATAAAGGtctgcacacatgcatgcatatgaCAGTGTACACTCATTTGTGCAAGCATCTGTGCCTCTGTATGTGGACCCATGCACATGGGACACACATGGTTTTCCCGTGTGTACATAGGTATGACTTCTATGTATATAGTTTTCAAACATGGAagtgtatatttaaatttacaaGTGTGCCAATGTGTGtgcaaaggaatgcatgtgaacgtgTTTGTGAGTGCCAGTATGTGTTCAGCTGTGTGTTTACGTCTTTGCAACTGTAAGTTCTGTGCATGCATAAAAATAATGTGTTCATGTTTGTGTTCACATGTAGAAAGTGTGTTTGTATAGTGTGCACACATAGCTGTTTTGCACTGATGTGCACTATCTGTGTGAGTGTTGCGGGGAGGAACCACTGGTAGGACAAGACAAGTGCTTGTGTGTAGATGAGAATGGGCTGGTAAAACGAAGAGACATGCCCGCAAGGAATTTCCTTGAAGTTCCCGCCCTTCCAGCCCAGTCTACCTATGATCACAGCGCTGACAGTCAGCAGGATGAAGGCGTTCCTGCGCAGGAAGCGCAGCACGTGCTCGCGGGTCATGGTCTGCAGGCGCAGGCGCGTGAGCAGCGCTCTCTGCTGCATACCTTCCTGCAGCTGCTGCAGCCAGCCCACCCTGCCCAGCCGCTGGCCACTCTCCCGCAGAAACAGGCTGTTGCCGTGGCTGCTCATCTTCTATCTGCGGGGACAGAGGGCCCCGGTCCTGGTGAGGGACAGGACAGAAGATAGATGTGAGCAGAGGGAGACAGGACAGAAGGTAGATGtgggcagagggggaagggtggaagggTTGAGGAGGCTGGTGAGAAACTCAGAGAGAATCCAGACAGCAGGGGAGGGGCAATGTAGATTTGTTGGGATGTGCCAGAACTGGGACACCTGAGAACACTGCCTGGGGTTCGAGGGTCACGTCCTGGCAGAAAAGGGTCAAGGAAAGGGTCAAGGTCTCAGAACTGCTTTCCAGTTTGGCTAGGGAAAGACAGGGAAGGAGACCACAATATAATAAGCTCTTTTGCCATTTCCGGACTCCAGCCCTCTCCTTATTCCCTAAGATCATCACCAGCAATTGGGGACTGCCCCACCTCGCAACCAGTCTAACAAGGCTTTGCTGAGTGTCGGCTTCATGCTGAGCCCTAGACATAGTACCTGGGCTAGCTTCCCAGCCCCAAATTAATACGGTGTGGTGCCTAGCCTGGAGGTACTGATTAGTGGGCTttcaacaacaaaatcaatgaCAGCAAGTGGCTGGCAAACAGTGGGTGTCCAGTAAATGCAACTGCTCTGCCTGAGTGCCTGCATGAGTGACAGAGAGGGGGCAGTCCCTTGGGAAGGAAACGGTAGCAATCCTTGACTCCACTGGCTCTTTAGGATCCACCTCTGAAGATAAATGTGATATTCAGAGTATGGGGTGACAGGCAGTTTTCCCCCAATGTCACacttttgtgttttctctttaataaatttgGCCATATCCATATAATCTTATGTATGTGCTAAATAAATGTATCTACAATGGAAACTTTAGATACATCAGGCTTTTACTTTaggtcatttatttaaaatactaattatgttttaatatacattaaatacaatgcatataaaaataaatacctgcCTATCCTTTTACCAATTAAACACCTTATATGTATAGGGTGGCTTGGAAATTGTGACTTTCATGGGCCTGAGGAACTTTTACCTCTGTGGACTCCTTGTTCcattaacaaatattaaaattatattttacaattacACTGGTATAAAGATGAATATATTGATGTTATTTGGAACTAGGTAaaggtgatggttgtacaacattgcAAATGTACTAAACACCACTGAGTGCCACTTTAAATAGCTGATTTTCTGTTGTATGAATTTCAcctattatatattaaaacattttctttgactTGGAAATTTAAtactttcttctaatttttaaagaataaaaacacttCTGTGTGTTCCAAAAAAGTACCCTGGGCTCTGGACAGTGGGCCTCCAATTCCTGAAGGACAGGCAGCCTAGCCTACACTGATCTCACAGCAAAATGAGTGGCAGTTACCCTATTCTGAGGGTATTGGGAATCTGTTATTCCTCTAGATTATTCCCAGGTAAAAGGCTGGCCACTAGGGTTGGCATTGCCCAAGCTCCTTTGCCCACTGGCTTCCCTCTGGGTCAGGCCAGGGAGAGGCAACAGGAGAGTGGAGGGTGGGAGGAGCCGGAACACTGGTTCTCCCAGCTCCCCCTGCCATGCCCCAGTGTGGCAGCGGCTGTGCTCCTCAACAGAAAGTCACAGCTTGCATTAGGCAACCTCTGTACCAGTTGGACATTTGGATGTCTtccttggaaaaatgtctatacAACTCTCTGTCCATTTTATAATCTGACTTGAAGGGGTTTTGTTATCGAGTTGTATGtgttctttatgtatatatatatatattttgactaTGAACCCTTTTTTCAATATATGGCTTGCAAACATTTCCTCCCACTCTATAAGTTGCCTTTTTGCCTTGTTAATTCCTTCTTTTGTTGTGcataagttttttagtttgacatagttccatttgctaatttttgtttttgttgcctgtactttttggtgtcatatccaaaaatCATTGCTGAATATCAAGGAGATTCtctcctatgttttctcctaggaATTTTATGATATCAGGTCTTgtgtttaagtctttgatccagtTTGAGTTCATTTTGGTGAGTGATGTGAGACTAGGGTCCAGTTTCATTGTTCTGCATGTGTTTATCAGTCTGTtcaaccatttgttgaagagactgtcctttccccattggGTGTTCTTGGATCTCATGATGGTGCAATATAGGTTCTAATTCTCACTTTAATGTCATTCATATTACAATATACAAATGTACCAAAACAAcatgctgtacaccttaaatttacacaatgatATATGTCAaatgtatttcagtttttaaaaatggcagtCCTCTGTCACAGCCACCACTCCTTTTGGGTTCCTTTCCTTCAGGTCTCTGAGTGCTATACCAGCCATACTGGTTTCCCTTAAGCCTGCTCATTCCTTTGTAAATAGTCCTTAAACTCCTTCAATTCCCCCCTTTAAAGTGTGCTGTTTCCTGACCGATTCGCCAGATTCACCtcaatgttagaaaaaaaaactccATGCAAACAAAGGTGGTAAATGTTGTATACTGTGCAGAGAACTCTGCGTATTTGGTTTGCCGGGATTGCTGCACCAGTAAGACGACACTGGCCTTGCCCAGCTAGTGTCGGAGGAATCAGGGCTTCAGATACCTCTCCTTGCCCACCTCCTAAATTCATCCAGGTCAGAACTGGGGGGTCTGTAGTAAGTCTCATGCCACCAGCAGATAGGTCCTTAGACTttttgggttttgggtttttttcctgtcGTTGGTTAAGCAGCTACTTTTCTGAGGTCACCATCTTCCTTGCCCTTCTTTGCTCCCCCCATATCTGAGTGGTAGGTCATCTGTCTCAATTTTCTAGGCCTAAGCTCCAGGGCCCCAGTGCCAAACCCCAGTAGGGGTCCTGCTTCAAATGGACCCACCGATGCTGCTTCTCACCTTGCTGTGAAAAATTCCAGACATGGGACCATACCCAACACAGGAAACTCAtcatttctccctttcctctaGAATGTATGTTTCCAGTTACTGAGTGTTGATCACAGTTGCCCATGGGTTCCAAGGGACTGTTCAGTTGATATCTAAATTAGTCACACAACTCCAGAGCtagttttgtctctttctcttccttacaAAAACTATTATGATATAGAGCAAGGATGGACAAACCATAGCCTGAGGGCCAAATCCAGCCTGCTTGttgtaaacaaagttttattgaaacacagtaaCACTCATTCCTTGCGTATTGTCTATGTGCTATAATGGCCGAGTTGAGTTATTGGGTCAGAGATTATATGGGTCACAATTATATGGTCTCTCTGGCCCTTTAATGGAAAGACTTGCTGACCTCTGGCCTAGTAGAAGAGCATATCTGAGCTTGTATTTCAAACCCTGCTCCATCTTGCAGGAACAGGTCACCTTCTATGTGGCTTAGATGGTTCAATTCAGGTGATGCTTAGAACAGCACCTGTTGAGCATGACATAGATGCCAATTGTGGTTCATAAAAAGCAGAAACCCAACAGACTCATGATTAAGGACGGAAAAATGATGAAGCAGGAGCATATCTTCCTACCAATTTTTCTCGGTCCTGTCTGCATCACTTGAAATGGTTTTCCCAGGATCTTGGCTTCCACTTGGGCCTTTCTCAGTCTCTGTTGGACTTCTGGAggctcctcccctcaccctgatttctctcttttctagaCTCTCCTAGTTCTAGGCATTCTCTTGACCCTGTTTCTTAGGTTTCCTGCTCAGGAAATGGCCCTTCTAGTTACCCCCAGTCTCTGCAGAGATTCAAGGCTCGGTCTCCCACCTGGTTCCCCCAACCTCCAGACTCATGAGATGAGCCAAGGTAAAATAAGGAAGCCTCCCAGTTCTATAGCTGAAAAAACTGCCCACGGACAAAACAAGTTTGCTTTCTAAACATTTTAAGTCAACGCTCTGCTAGCCTAGCTGGAGGAGTAagtgaaggggaagaaagagaggaaggaatcaCGAACATCACACATACTTGACACACAACCCTACATACCTCTTGTGTGCAGTTGACACATACTCAGCaccacagagacagacacacaaccacacacagaGAACTGTTCAGACATACAGCCCCACGCACACCTTCATGCAGCATCAATCATACAAttcctacacatacacacaacttgGGACACAAGATGAAAAACCTTAGGCATTCAAATTTATTCCCACATTTAAATATTCAGCCCCAGACACCTTGAGAAGGCAAGCCCACTGATAAATcgtcccagacacacacacacatcaccaccacctcccacACATCTTTGGACCTGGAACCCCTGCAGCGGTGACCAAAGCCTCCCCTCGGTCACAACCAGGTCTGCTGAGTTGGAGGAATAAACGCTCTGATAGATAAGGGGATTGCGCCTTCGGAAAGGGTCGAAGCATTAGGCACAGGGATGGAACCTGCCCAGGACAGGAGGCCACAGACAGAGGAATGGGATGGGGATGAGGGAGAAGGCAGAAAGACCCAGGGATAGGTATCTAACGGTGGGAAACTCAACAGGACTACCGGGAGGTGAAAGGCAACACAGACTctaaggggaagggaggaactGAAGCAAAGAGCTGCCAGAGATTGGCGCCCCACCCGCCTGGCCAGGGTGGACCGAACCCACCTGGGATGCCGCCGGCCCCAAACCTCAGGGCCCCTGCGCGTGCAGGGCCGGGGTGTTCCCACTCACCCGTGTCGGGAGATGCAGGGGCGGTTGCCTGGGCCTCGGCCTGTACGCTGCCTCCGGATGCAGGAGTCGGAGCCGGCAAAGCGCCCAGCTCGGGCAGCGGGGACCCGCCAGGGACAGCGTAGCGCTGGCGAGGGAACCGGACAGCAGAGGCACCCGCGCGGAGCCGGGACGCGCTGTGCAGCAGGGGGTTCGGCGCGGGCCGCGCGCTCACGTGGGTGCGGGGGCAccgggaggctgggggagggggcgggatcCCCTCTGGGAcgcgccccccaccccgcctccccTGCGCCCAGATTCCGCAGCAGCGCGAAGGGGCACTGAGTGTATGCGGAAGGCGGGGGATCCTGGGGTGGGCGGGGTGGGTGGCCTCTTCGGCgtccagcccccgcccccagcgcAGAGCCGCGCCTCCGAGCCCTCATGAGGCTGGAGCATCCCAGGAGAGCCTGGACCAGCAGTTGGCAACACTGGACTGGGCCCGTGCCAGCGTCCTGGGCGGAAGCCTGGGGAAAGAGCGGGTGCAAGCGTCCCAGTGACCACAGCCACCGCGTGGGCACTTCGGACCCGCTTCTCCCTTTGGGTGCCCATTGgccagcccc is drawn from Saccopteryx leptura isolate mSacLep1 chromosome 1, mSacLep1_pri_phased_curated, whole genome shotgun sequence and contains these coding sequences:
- the SLC1A6 gene encoding excitatory amino acid transporter 4 → MSSHGNSLFLRESGQRLGRVGWLQQLQEGMQQRALLTRLRLQTMTREHVLRFLRRNAFILLTVSAVIIGVSLAFALRPYQLTYRQIKYFSFPGELLMRMLQMLVLPLIVSSLVTGMASLDNKATGRMGMRAAVYYMVTTVIAVFIGILMVTIIHPGKGSKEGLHREGRIETIPTADAFMDLVRNMFPPNLVEACFKQFKTQYSTRLVTRTVVRTENGSEQSASMPPLSSMENGTGLLENVTRALGTLQEMLTFEETVPVSGSANGINALGLVVFSVAFGLVIGGMKHKGRVLRDFFDSLNEAIMRLVGIIIWYAPVGILFLIAGKILEMEDMAVLGGQLGMYTLTVIVGLFLHAGGVLPLIYFLVTHRNPFPFIGGMLQALITAMGTSSSSATLPITFRCLEEGLGVDRRITRFVLPVGATVNMDGTALYEALAAIFIAQVNNYELNLGQITTISITATAASVGAAGIPQAGLVTMVIVLTSVGLPTEDITLIIAVDWFLDRLRTMTNVLGDSIGAAVIEHLSQRELELQEAELALPSLGKPYKSLMAQEKGASRGRGGNESAM